A section of the Harmonia axyridis chromosome 2, icHarAxyr1.1, whole genome shotgun sequence genome encodes:
- the LOC123672915 gene encoding uncharacterized protein LOC123672915 produces MVDLQPVVQSCGYNVCRGCSFTNIEFNQKISNEVEARQFLIAHGVLSCHALCEKCGSRVSADFDRNQFICSKVILVPRRGRANCDTSRSVFSGTFCGHMHLDLEKICFLVNIFLSNHEDLMEEAMFELKLSSPTVLDWFSFCRKVVADYVERHSQCIGGVGKIVEIDETTLERRIDNRESVLTEQWVCGGIERGVRGECKAFFVPVENRTPETLIGIVKRYVLPGTTIMTDCWKGYDSLEDFGYRHLTVNRSKNFVNPRTGAHTQTIQRLWVEVRRHVSSAGFRQEELSDYLADFIFRRMIPCYGRRRHAFWKAAATLYPPEHPLA; encoded by the coding sequence ATGGTTGATCTCCAGCCAGTAGTACAGAGTTGTGGATATAATGTCTGCAGAGGGTGTTCCTTCACGAACATTGAGTTTAACCAGAAGATTTCGAATGAAGTTGAAGCGCGGCAATTCCTTATAGCACATGGGGTTTTGTCATGCCATGCTTTATGCGAAAAATGTGGGTCGAGAGTGTCTGCGGACTTCGATAGAAATCAGTTTATATGCAGTAAAGTGATTCTTGTGCCTAGAAGAGGTCGTGCGAATTGCGATACTTCACGTAGTGTGTTTAGTGGCACATTTTGCGGCCATATGCATCTCGATTTGGAAAAAATATGTTTCCTGGTCAACATATTTCTATCAAATCATGAAGATTTAATGGAAGAAGCTATGTTTGAGTTGAAGCTCAGTTCACCTACTGTCCttgattggttttccttttgtCGTAAAGTTGTGGCAGATTATGTCGAGCGGCATTCTCAGTGCATCGGGGGCGTTGGGAAAATCGTCGAGATAGATGAAACAACGTTGGAAAGAAGGATAGACAATCGAGAAAGTGTGTTGACTGAGCAGTGGGTATGTGGTGGAATTGAAAGAGGGGTTCGAGGTGAATGTAAGGCATTCTTCGTACCTGTGGAGAATCGTACCCCCGAAACTTTAATCGGTATCGTAAAACGTTATGTTCTCCCCGGCACAACAATTATGACTGATTGTTGGAAAGGGTATGATTCTCTGGAGGACTTTGGTTATAGACATCTCACGGTGAACCGCTCTAAAAATTTCGTCAATCCTCGAACTGGTGCCCACACGCAGACCATTCAAAGGCTCTGGGTCGAAGTACGTCGGCACGTCTCATCGGCTGGATTCAGGCAGGAAGAACTTTCTGATTATCTAGCTGATTTTATATTCAGACGTATGATACCTTGCTATGGTCGTAGAAGGCACGCATTCTGGAAAGCGGCTGCAACTCTGTACCCACCTGAGCATCCCTTGGCATAA